The stretch of DNA CGCCATCTGCCGGCACACGGCCCTCGAGGAATCCCTGGCCACGATCGGCCGCATCCTCGCCGACGAGCTGCCCGTCGACCGCCTGGCGATCGCCCTGCCCGACGAGGCGGCGGCGCAGCTGCTCACCATCACGACGGATCTGGACGCCGACGACGACCGGGGCGAACCGCTGCGCACGACGTCCCCCCTGCCGCCGACCGTCGTGCGGCGCCTGCGCGTCTGGGCCCGACGCACCGGTGCGCAGCACCTGCGGGACGGGGCCGCGCCGGACGGCGAGGCCTGCCCGGTCGGGCCCGCCGCCGACGGCGGCGAGTGGCTGGCCGCTCCCCTCGGCGACACACCCGACCCGCAGGGCGTGCTGCTGCTGCGGGCGCGCGCCCCGGCCTGCTTCGCGCCCGCGCACCTGATGCTGTTCACCGAACTCCAGCGGGCGTTCGCCACGGCCCTGGAGAACGACCGCCGCCTGCGCGAGCTGTCGGCCCTGCGCGCCGCCGCGGAAGCCGACAAGCGGTCCGCCCTGTCGCGCCTGGGCCGCGTCGAACTGACCGACCGCATCGTCGGCGTCGAGAGCGGCTTGGAGCCCGTCATGGCGCGCGTGGCCCTGGTGGCGCGCTCGGGCGTGCCGGTGCTCATCCTGGGCGAGAGCGGCACGGGCAAGGAGGTCATCGCCCGCGCGATCCACGAGCAGTCGCCGCGCCGGCACGGCCCCTTCCTGCGGGTCAACTGCGGCGCGATCCCCCCCGAGCTCATCGACTCGGAACTCTTCGGGCACGAGAAGGGCGCCTTCACCGGCGCCACCGCGTCGCGGCGGGGCTGGTTCGAGCGCGCGGACCAGGGCACGCTGCTCCTGGACGAGGTGGGCGAGCTGCCCCTGCCCGCCCAGGTGCGCCTGCTGCGCGTGCTGCAGGAGGGGTCGTTCGAGCGGGTCGGCGGGGAAAGGGACGTGAAGGTGGACGTGCGCATCGTCGCCTCGACGCACCGCGACCTGCCCGCCCTGGTGCAGAACGGGCGCTTCCGCGAGGACCTCTGGTACCGCATCGCGGGCTTCCCGGTGGTGCTGCCGCCGCTGCGCGAGCGGCGCCAGGACATCCCCGCCCTGGCCTCGCACTTCGCCCACCGCGCCGCCCTGCGCTTCGGCCTGCGCCTGCAGCTGCCCACGCCCACGGACCTGGCCCTGCTGTCCGGCTACGCCTGGCCGGGCAACGTGCGCGAGCTGGCGTCGGTCGTCGACCGCGCCGCCATCCTGGGCGACGGCGCCGGCCTGCAGATCGCCGCCGCGCTCGGCGCGGCGACCTCGTTGCCGTCGCCTGCGGCCGGCGCCGCCGACGACACCACCGCCGCGACGGCGGCCGGCGGCATCGTCAGCCTGGACGA from bacterium encodes:
- a CDS encoding sigma-54 dependent transcriptional regulator, whose translation is MQDQRLVMLEVWRAICRHTALEESLATIGRILADELPVDRLAIALPDEAAAQLLTITTDLDADDDRGEPLRTTSPLPPTVVRRLRVWARRTGAQHLRDGAAPDGEACPVGPAADGGEWLAAPLGDTPDPQGVLLLRARAPACFAPAHLMLFTELQRAFATALENDRRLRELSALRAAAEADKRSALSRLGRVELTDRIVGVESGLEPVMARVALVARSGVPVLILGESGTGKEVIARAIHEQSPRRHGPFLRVNCGAIPPELIDSELFGHEKGAFTGATASRRGWFERADQGTLLLDEVGELPLPAQVRLLRVLQEGSFERVGGERDVKVDVRIVASTHRDLPALVQNGRFREDLWYRIAGFPVVLPPLRERRQDIPALASHFAHRAALRFGLRLQLPTPTDLALLSGYAWPGNVRELASVVDRAAILGDGAGLQIAAALGAATSLPSPAAGAADDTTAATAAGGIVSLDEAVRRHVAIALAATRGRIEGRHGAAALLGVNPHTLRARLRKLGVAWANYREEGKGRPTT